The Candidatus Uhrbacteria bacterium genome has a segment encoding these proteins:
- a CDS encoding prenyltransferase, with translation MEAKTFLKISRPRFWIYLLGPFLTGLAANGFLQSIPSLITSISPGTLIVSVAPLGIFALYFTLPANLLIYGVNDIFDYQTDILNKKKEGYETTLRPANRQQLWTIIAITNLPFLIPAIMAGVLWPASFLALAGFLFFGIFYSAPPIRAKAIPFFDSAFNILYLLPGLFGFLIYNDPTNVQIPLVIAAGLWCMAMHAYSAVPDIHADRGANLRTIATFLGRNRTLWLCLCLYASSALLTIQSLGWLAYVLGTIYVALMARSLQARSDEALFKYYTWFPRINALAGFILFLFALNYAG, from the coding sequence ATGGAAGCAAAGACCTTTCTCAAAATCAGCCGACCAAGATTCTGGATCTATCTCTTAGGTCCGTTTTTGACTGGTCTAGCTGCCAACGGTTTTCTGCAGTCAATTCCATCGCTTATCACGAGCATTAGTCCTGGTACGCTTATCGTTTCCGTAGCCCCGCTTGGCATATTTGCCCTCTATTTCACACTCCCTGCCAACCTGCTTATTTACGGAGTGAACGATATTTTTGACTATCAAACCGATATCCTGAACAAGAAAAAGGAAGGATATGAAACGACGCTCCGTCCTGCCAATCGACAACAGCTCTGGACAATCATCGCGATCACAAATCTTCCTTTCTTGATTCCGGCAATCATGGCAGGTGTCTTATGGCCTGCATCCTTCCTCGCTTTGGCTGGGTTTTTGTTTTTTGGAATATTCTATTCCGCTCCCCCGATCCGCGCCAAAGCCATTCCCTTTTTTGATAGCGCCTTCAATATTCTGTACCTGCTTCCAGGCCTCTTTGGCTTCCTCATCTATAACGATCCAACGAACGTTCAAATTCCCCTCGTGATCGCAGCAGGCTTATGGTGCATGGCCATGCACGCCTACTCTGCGGTACCAGACATCCATGCGGACCGCGGCGCTAATCTGCGCACGATCGCAACATTTCTGGGAAGAAACCGAACCCTCTGGCTCTGTCTTTGTCTCTACGCTTCCTCAGCACTTCTCACGATCCAAAGCCTTGGCTGGCTAGCCTATGTTCTTGGCACGATCTACGTCGCATTAATGGCACGTTCATTACAAGCCCGCTCCGATGAAGCTCTCTTTAAATACTATACATGGTTCCCGCGCATCAACGCGCTCGCCGGCTTCATCTTATTTCTCTTCGCGTTGAATTACGCCGGCTAA
- a CDS encoding carotenoid biosynthesis protein, translated as MNGNVFFGSGIAAAGGIGFLAAQQGFGSVHPMVSVVAILLISLPSFHGLIRTVGWRKGLAALSGLGVFALLVEALGTWSGFPYGAFQYTGDLGWRVFGLVPWTVPFAWIPLLLGAVTIAGARFSGSVQRGIYAAVLLTAMDFVLDPGAVSVGLWRYSNPGLYYEVPWTNFAGWMLTGTFAAICLSKLLNGKHLPSGILVSAAWMVAFWTGVAGARLLVLPLLIGGVLLGYIVYRKSRS; from the coding sequence ATGAACGGAAACGTTTTCTTTGGATCCGGAATTGCGGCAGCGGGAGGAATTGGTTTCTTGGCAGCTCAGCAAGGATTCGGATCCGTTCATCCGATGGTTTCCGTTGTAGCGATTCTTTTGATTTCTTTACCAAGTTTTCATGGGTTGATTAGAACTGTTGGTTGGAGAAAGGGTCTTGCTGCCTTATCGGGCTTGGGTGTTTTTGCATTGTTGGTTGAGGCATTGGGAACGTGGAGCGGATTTCCATACGGTGCATTCCAATATACGGGGGATCTTGGTTGGAGGGTTTTTGGGCTTGTGCCTTGGACGGTTCCTTTTGCGTGGATTCCACTTTTGCTTGGAGCGGTTACTATAGCGGGAGCCCGTTTCAGCGGTTCCGTTCAACGCGGGATCTATGCAGCTGTTTTGTTGACGGCGATGGATTTTGTGCTGGACCCGGGTGCCGTCTCTGTCGGTCTATGGCGTTACTCAAATCCGGGACTTTATTACGAGGTACCATGGACAAATTTCGCGGGCTGGATGTTGACCGGGACCTTTGCTGCGATTTGTTTGTCGAAGTTGTTGAACGGAAAGCATCTTCCTTCCGGCATTCTTGTGAGCGCGGCTTGGATGGTGGCATTTTGGACGGGTGTTGCCGGAGCGCGTTTGCTCGTTTTGCCGCTACTGATCGGCGGCGTGCTTTTGGGTTACATCGTTTATCGGAAGAGTCGATCTTGA
- a CDS encoding VWA domain-containing protein — MDIVSARSGSIQQINKHGILLEIGVKPEKKMGDRHLMLVIDCSGSMSSVIDDVRKDTEKFVAELGKDDFASVIIFSGHGRAKAIAGPTRCDEKGRKMVIKAIKEEVRILDTTVFSEPLELALKTIQKVANDADNIAILFTDGCAVPTKWDVKKEQTKAETAAKAIADAGAGLSVIGYGNWYDAKFLASLMSESGQNGLYRHVSEIEDFSAVLNGIRDTFEKTVRGSVDVAFKPNAGEITGFVRVTPQVSLIKGSHLTSSAFFEGKATLFLETTKSVKSIKIDGRVNGKTFSKEITLDEMKEADKASFIRAYAAQAVLSGQNATAAEYLEITGDAGLAEKVGNAFTDREARETQDTMRRVFTDGKRFIGTGLKAVGPNHSILNVLRLLIEDKGSVLYIPKGAYKRGGELQTDPAVLQGNGDRTLEVLDLISNDERFNFSLRTIKDVKVLPRNEKGEIIESAKPEDKKVFRTYNVIRDGNLVLPELEARLSEASFTQLVEAGVIKAGTKYEAAKTYSLDLRSLKMISPAWAKPATLGLVGLMRHEADLEEQQKALNARKKAIVAGGFTPLVDTDSQFYREQAKKDEERESDTYQATTVEYRMMGYKPKSYDASKLNWEEADQLVKETRRELSIARFKIRATVFAMERCNQTSIKWGNPKTTAKGTEERLADFDGAKLKRAARVQTFVCS; from the coding sequence ATGGACATCGTCAGCGCTCGTTCCGGTTCCATCCAGCAGATCAACAAGCACGGTATCCTCCTCGAGATCGGCGTGAAGCCGGAGAAGAAGATGGGCGACCGGCACCTGATGCTCGTCATCGACTGCTCGGGCTCCATGAGCTCGGTCATCGACGACGTGCGCAAGGACACGGAGAAGTTCGTCGCCGAGCTCGGCAAGGACGACTTCGCCTCCGTGATCATCTTCAGCGGCCACGGCCGCGCGAAGGCGATCGCGGGACCGACGCGCTGCGACGAGAAGGGTCGGAAGATGGTCATCAAGGCCATCAAGGAGGAGGTCCGCATCCTCGACACGACGGTCTTCTCCGAGCCGCTCGAGCTCGCGCTCAAGACGATCCAGAAGGTCGCCAACGACGCGGACAACATCGCGATCCTCTTCACGGACGGCTGCGCTGTGCCCACCAAGTGGGACGTGAAGAAGGAGCAGACCAAGGCCGAGACGGCCGCCAAGGCGATCGCCGACGCGGGCGCCGGTCTCTCGGTGATCGGCTACGGCAACTGGTACGACGCGAAGTTCCTCGCGTCGCTCATGAGCGAGTCGGGCCAGAACGGCCTGTATCGCCACGTGAGCGAGATCGAGGACTTCAGCGCGGTGCTGAACGGGATCCGCGACACCTTCGAGAAGACGGTGCGCGGCTCGGTCGACGTGGCCTTCAAGCCCAACGCGGGCGAGATCACGGGCTTCGTGCGCGTGACCCCGCAGGTGAGCCTCATCAAGGGGAGTCACCTCACGTCCAGCGCGTTCTTCGAGGGCAAGGCGACGCTCTTCCTCGAGACGACGAAGAGCGTGAAGTCGATCAAGATCGACGGGCGCGTGAACGGCAAGACGTTCAGCAAGGAGATCACGCTCGACGAGATGAAGGAGGCCGACAAGGCCTCGTTCATCCGCGCGTACGCCGCACAGGCGGTGCTCTCCGGGCAGAACGCGACGGCCGCCGAGTACCTCGAGATCACCGGCGACGCCGGGCTCGCGGAGAAGGTGGGCAACGCCTTCACCGACCGCGAGGCCCGCGAGACGCAGGACACGATGCGGCGCGTCTTCACCGACGGCAAGCGCTTCATCGGCACCGGCCTCAAGGCCGTGGGTCCGAACCACTCGATCCTGAACGTGCTCCGCCTCCTCATCGAGGACAAGGGTTCGGTCCTGTACATCCCCAAAGGCGCCTACAAGCGCGGCGGGGAGCTGCAGACCGATCCGGCGGTGCTCCAGGGCAACGGCGATCGCACGCTCGAGGTGCTCGACCTCATCAGCAACGACGAGCGCTTCAACTTCTCGCTGCGCACGATCAAGGACGTGAAGGTCCTGCCGCGCAACGAGAAGGGTGAGATCATCGAGAGCGCCAAGCCGGAGGACAAGAAGGTCTTCCGGACCTACAACGTCATCCGTGACGGCAACCTCGTGCTCCCCGAGCTCGAGGCGCGTCTCTCGGAGGCGTCGTTCACCCAGCTCGTCGAGGCGGGCGTCATCAAGGCCGGTACCAAGTACGAGGCCGCGAAGACGTACAGCCTCGACCTGCGGAGCCTCAAGATGATCAGCCCGGCGTGGGCCAAGCCCGCGACGCTCGGTCTCGTCGGCCTCATGCGTCACGAGGCGGATCTCGAGGAGCAGCAGAAGGCGCTGAACGCGCGCAAGAAGGCGATCGTCGCGGGCGGCTTCACGCCCCTCGTCGACACCGACTCGCAGTTCTACCGCGAGCAGGCCAAGAAGGACGAGGAGCGCGAGAGCGACACCTACCAGGCGACGACCGTCGAGTACCGGATGATGGGCTACAAGCCCAAGTCCTACGACGCGTCCAAGCTCAACTGGGAGGAGGCGGACCAGCTCGTCAAGGAGACCCGCCGCGAGCTCTCGATCGCGCGCTTCAAGATCCGGGCCACCGTCTTCGCGATGGAGCGGTGCAACCAGACGTCGATCAAGTGGGGCAACCCCAAGACGACGGCCAAGGGCACCGAGGAGCGGCTCGCCGACTTCGACGGCGCCAAGCTCAAGCGCGCCGCGCGGGTGCAGACCTTCGTCTGCAGCTGA
- a CDS encoding glycosyltransferase family 4 protein, whose amino-acid sequence MRVHMIGAKGIPSDSVPGAGGVERHVEQIATRLAEHGHRVSVYIRKYSDYKKHTWNSVRLIRIPSFRSKNLDTISHVFLSTLHVLFQETDIIHYHGVGPSTMAWIPRVFKPKVKVVCTFHSRDWFDSKWGWFAKSYLKFGEWAAVHFPHRTIVISHTLQVWCRNKWKKQTDYIPNGADLLGPQGASELQRFGLVPGQYFLGVGRLVPNKAYEVAIEAYRHVKSDFPLVIVGESFHSTEYDHRLRNLAERDLRVRLIGYQSGTVLRQLFANCYAFIHPSRAEGLSVTIIEAMAAGKVVIMSDIKENLELIDHSGISFKTDDRDELKTAIELVLEDPVMVEERGKRGREMVKKEYSWARVVDKLEKLYKDVRQ is encoded by the coding sequence ATGCGCGTCCACATGATTGGTGCCAAAGGCATTCCGTCCGACTCTGTCCCAGGAGCCGGCGGTGTTGAGCGACATGTGGAACAAATAGCGACGCGTTTGGCGGAGCACGGCCATCGCGTCAGTGTTTATATCCGTAAGTATTCGGATTATAAAAAACATACATGGAATAGCGTACGCCTGATTCGCATCCCTTCCTTTCGATCCAAAAATTTGGATACGATTTCTCACGTTTTTTTATCGACCTTGCATGTGTTGTTTCAGGAGACCGATATCATCCACTATCATGGCGTCGGACCATCGACGATGGCGTGGATTCCTCGCGTCTTCAAGCCAAAGGTAAAAGTTGTTTGTACATTTCACAGTCGTGATTGGTTTGATTCCAAATGGGGTTGGTTCGCAAAGAGTTATTTGAAATTTGGCGAATGGGCAGCGGTGCATTTTCCGCATCGCACGATCGTGATCTCGCACACGCTGCAGGTTTGGTGCAGAAATAAATGGAAGAAGCAGACGGATTATATTCCGAATGGTGCCGATCTTCTTGGACCGCAGGGCGCATCGGAGCTGCAGCGTTTTGGATTGGTGCCAGGCCAATATTTTTTGGGCGTTGGCCGATTGGTTCCTAATAAAGCATATGAAGTGGCGATTGAAGCGTATCGTCACGTGAAGAGCGATTTTCCTTTGGTGATTGTTGGTGAGTCATTCCACTCGACCGAGTATGATCATCGGCTTCGGAATTTAGCCGAGCGCGATTTACGCGTGCGTCTGATCGGTTATCAGAGCGGGACGGTGCTGCGTCAGCTATTTGCTAATTGCTATGCGTTTATTCATCCATCGCGAGCAGAAGGTTTGTCGGTGACGATTATCGAGGCGATGGCGGCAGGCAAGGTTGTTATCATGTCCGATATTAAGGAGAACCTCGAGCTGATCGATCACAGCGGTATTTCCTTCAAGACCGATGATCGGGATGAGCTAAAGACGGCAATCGAGCTTGTTTTGGAAGATCCGGTAATGGTTGAGGAGCGTGGTAAGCGCGGCCGAGAAATGGTGAAGAAAGAGTATTCTTGGGCAAGGGTCGTCGACAAATTGGAGAAATTGTATAAGGATGTGCGACAATGA
- the murD gene encoding UDP-N-acetylmuramoyl-L-alanine--D-glutamate ligase, translating into MNVLILGLGQYPKGSGVAAALHFAKAGDQVIATDLKTKSQLADNVKQLSRFKNVRFKLGKHDPKDIEWAHLIVRGPSVRDSSKEMKLARKLGKSVTSDLALFLEACPCPVIGITGTRGKSTTTAMIHEVLWSSKKWREVWLGGNILVSPLTFLSQVKPNDLVVLEMSSFQLEGTGDAGISPHIAVWTNLMRDHLNMYPSMVEYAEAKAQIFRHQDADDLVFFPTDTSFDEYAKEAAGNVVRVKKEKFALSIPGEHNQMNASFAAAVAKKLGVSSSVIKTSLKKFKGLPNRIETIGIKGGVTFVNDTTATTPDGTMAALNAYPATKDRLVHLIFGGADKELDFEEVTKLLKKRYDVGVYLLAGTAHKKIEKLFKKHDICSIDCADMDAVFVELKKYTEKGDLVLLSPGCASFGLFKNEYDRGEEFVKRVKKWK; encoded by the coding sequence ATGAATGTTTTGATTCTCGGATTGGGACAATATCCTAAGGGAAGCGGCGTGGCCGCTGCCTTGCATTTCGCGAAGGCGGGAGATCAGGTGATTGCGACAGATCTCAAGACCAAGTCGCAGCTCGCAGATAATGTGAAGCAGCTTTCACGTTTCAAGAATGTTCGATTCAAGCTGGGAAAGCATGATCCTAAGGATATTGAATGGGCGCATTTGATCGTGCGCGGACCGAGTGTGCGGGATTCATCGAAAGAGATGAAGTTGGCGCGTAAGCTGGGTAAATCGGTAACGAGCGATTTGGCTTTGTTTTTGGAGGCTTGTCCTTGTCCGGTGATCGGTATTACGGGAACGCGCGGTAAGAGCACGACGACCGCGATGATTCACGAAGTATTGTGGTCGTCCAAGAAATGGCGAGAGGTTTGGTTAGGAGGAAATATTTTAGTATCGCCACTGACGTTTTTGTCTCAGGTAAAGCCTAATGATTTGGTTGTGTTGGAGATGAGCAGCTTCCAGTTGGAAGGAACGGGCGATGCTGGCATTTCTCCGCATATTGCTGTTTGGACCAATTTGATGCGGGACCATTTGAATATGTACCCTTCGATGGTCGAGTATGCGGAGGCCAAGGCGCAGATTTTCCGGCATCAAGACGCGGATGATCTTGTCTTTTTTCCGACAGATACATCTTTTGATGAATATGCAAAAGAAGCTGCCGGAAATGTTGTACGCGTAAAGAAGGAGAAATTCGCGTTATCGATTCCGGGAGAGCATAACCAGATGAATGCGAGTTTTGCGGCTGCGGTTGCCAAGAAATTGGGTGTTTCGTCGAGCGTTATCAAGACTTCATTGAAGAAGTTTAAAGGTTTGCCTAATCGCATCGAAACGATTGGTATCAAGGGAGGCGTGACTTTTGTGAATGACACGACGGCGACGACGCCGGATGGAACGATGGCGGCTTTGAATGCGTATCCTGCAACAAAAGATCGATTGGTGCATTTGATTTTTGGCGGTGCTGATAAGGAACTAGATTTTGAAGAAGTCACCAAGCTTTTGAAGAAGCGCTACGACGTTGGTGTATATCTTTTGGCAGGCACGGCGCATAAAAAGATCGAGAAACTCTTTAAGAAGCATGATATTTGTTCTATCGATTGTGCTGATATGGATGCCGTGTTTGTCGAATTAAAAAAATATACCGAGAAAGGGGATTTGGTTTTACTTTCTCCTGGCTGTGCGAGTTTCGGATTGTTTAAGAATGAGTATGATCGCGGAGAAGAGTTTGTGAAACGCGTGAAAAAATGGAAATGA
- a CDS encoding WecB/TagA/CpsF family glycosyltransferase: protein MRSIFGVPIEGWTMPTAVEYIEQAGKSVWVVTANPEILLEARRDRSYGDVLRKADVRLVDGFGLWLATFCRTKRVTGVEFAERLLQLAHDKKWRVGLFGGMDGEAEASLPDIKRAYPDLSIMAEQGGSVSTTGEEDDATEEARGRMIQFSPQVLLVAMGHPRQETWIAQHQNDFPELKAVVGVGGTLMFWSGKSKRAPHVMRSFGLEWLWRLIVEPYRWKRIFRAVIVFPILAAVDKLRKLG, encoded by the coding sequence ATGAGATCTATTTTTGGCGTGCCGATTGAAGGCTGGACCATGCCGACGGCCGTTGAGTATATCGAACAAGCTGGAAAATCGGTTTGGGTGGTGACGGCGAATCCGGAGATTTTACTAGAAGCGCGACGTGATCGATCTTATGGGGATGTACTGCGTAAAGCGGATGTCCGATTGGTTGATGGATTTGGATTGTGGCTTGCGACGTTTTGCCGGACGAAGCGTGTGACAGGCGTCGAGTTCGCTGAACGACTGTTACAGCTTGCGCATGACAAGAAGTGGCGCGTTGGTTTGTTTGGCGGAATGGATGGAGAGGCGGAAGCATCTTTACCCGATATCAAGCGCGCCTATCCGGATCTATCGATTATGGCTGAGCAAGGCGGCAGCGTATCGACGACAGGTGAAGAGGACGATGCGACGGAAGAGGCGCGCGGACGGATGATCCAGTTTAGTCCGCAGGTTTTATTGGTTGCGATGGGGCATCCGCGTCAAGAGACTTGGATCGCTCAGCATCAAAACGATTTTCCTGAGTTGAAAGCTGTTGTCGGTGTTGGCGGGACATTGATGTTTTGGAGCGGGAAATCCAAGCGCGCCCCCCATGTGATGCGCTCTTTTGGGCTGGAGTGGCTCTGGAGATTGATTGTTGAGCCATATCGCTGGAAGCGCATCTTCCGTGCTGTGATCGTTTTTCCGATATTGGCTGCCGTCGACAAACTGCGGAAGCTGGGCTAG
- a CDS encoding glutamate--tRNA ligase, with protein MASPVRVRFAPSPTGYLHIGGLRSALYNWLFARRHGGTFILRVEDTDRSRYVEGAIENLYRSLAACGLTPDEGVAVEGANIVDKGMYGPYLQSARREKHLAYAYELIEKDAAYYCFCTAERLDEVRKQQQLLKQPIMYDRHCRSLSKVEAENRAAVGDEHVIRLKVPTEGAIKMHDLIRGDVEIPWAQVDDQVIIKSDGFPTYHLAATCDDHDMEITHVIRGEEWLSSLPKHLFIFETMGWKSPEYSHLPLLLNADRSKLSKRQGDVAVEDYLSKGYLPEALINFVALLGWNPTSDREVYEKEELATLFEISKVNKSGAVFNTEKLDWLNAHYIKALPVEDYLERLRKGGFLPEGILAERAAHIVRDRLAKLSDAPEAIRETIELGPYTSPMLVWKKSNPEEAKERLVAMREYLLSKDEAWFGDVAKMEEETRAWIAEKGWGNGDTLWPLRVALSGREKSPSPFELLFVTGKDMGLVRLDAGLQKMA; from the coding sequence ATGGCTTCTCCTGTACGCGTCCGTTTTGCCCCAAGTCCGACCGGGTATTTGCATATCGGCGGCTTGCGATCGGCACTCTATAACTGGTTGTTTGCGCGCCGACATGGCGGGACATTTATTTTGCGCGTCGAGGATACGGATCGCTCTCGTTATGTTGAGGGTGCGATCGAGAATTTGTACCGATCGCTTGCGGCTTGCGGATTGACTCCGGACGAAGGCGTCGCTGTTGAGGGTGCGAATATTGTCGACAAGGGAATGTATGGACCGTATTTGCAATCAGCGCGTCGTGAGAAGCATTTGGCTTACGCATATGAGCTGATAGAGAAAGATGCTGCCTATTATTGTTTTTGTACGGCGGAGCGTCTTGATGAGGTGCGTAAGCAGCAGCAATTGTTGAAACAACCGATCATGTATGACCGTCATTGCCGATCGCTGTCCAAGGTTGAGGCGGAGAATCGTGCGGCTGTTGGTGATGAGCATGTTATCCGATTGAAAGTTCCGACGGAGGGCGCGATCAAGATGCATGACTTGATTCGTGGTGATGTTGAGATTCCTTGGGCTCAGGTCGATGATCAGGTCATCATCAAGTCTGATGGATTTCCGACGTATCATTTAGCGGCAACTTGTGATGATCATGATATGGAAATCACCCATGTCATTCGTGGCGAGGAGTGGCTTTCCAGTTTGCCAAAGCATTTGTTTATTTTTGAGACCATGGGTTGGAAGTCTCCGGAATATTCGCATTTGCCTTTGCTTTTGAATGCCGATCGATCCAAGTTGTCCAAACGACAAGGTGATGTGGCGGTTGAAGATTATCTTTCCAAGGGTTATTTGCCGGAAGCGCTGATCAACTTTGTGGCTTTACTTGGTTGGAATCCGACATCGGATCGTGAAGTGTATGAAAAGGAAGAGTTGGCTACGCTTTTTGAGATTTCCAAGGTGAATAAGAGCGGTGCTGTGTTCAATACGGAGAAACTTGATTGGTTGAACGCCCACTATATTAAAGCATTGCCTGTCGAGGATTATCTTGAGCGATTGCGTAAGGGCGGGTTTTTGCCGGAAGGAATTTTGGCGGAACGCGCTGCACATATCGTACGCGATCGTTTGGCGAAATTATCGGATGCTCCAGAGGCGATTCGCGAGACGATCGAATTAGGACCGTATACATCGCCAATGCTGGTTTGGAAGAAATCCAACCCGGAAGAAGCAAAAGAGCGATTGGTAGCGATGCGCGAGTATCTTTTGTCCAAAGATGAGGCTTGGTTTGGTGATGTGGCCAAGATGGAAGAGGAGACGCGTGCTTGGATCGCAGAAAAAGGCTGGGGGAATGGCGATACGTTGTGGCCGCTGCGTGTCGCTTTGTCTGGACGCGAGAAATCGCCGAGCCCGTTTGAATTGCTGTTTGTTACCGGAAAAGACATGGGTTTGGTACGTCTCGACGCGGGTTTGCAAAAAATGGCATAA
- a CDS encoding peptidoglycan DD-metalloendopeptidase family protein: protein MKFRHLVAGLNIVALLVPGLAIAQEDGTIKTEIDALNSQVKQKERRIKEIDGVIGKYRSRIEEQNAAQSSLQNQLALLENRILEKELAIERTRSQIDLATLELQRLKVQITSEEQRLQRRRDALAGVIAEMQDAQSVGLLESFVARQSLSEFFTRMDELSRVEGDLTNATEAVRELKAGLEAKQKETEQYRASLQSQQTELQKEQENLESDQGAKSSLLAETQDKETEFQRILFELRQQKQEEANDAARLEDQLKDKLDDIDKALARGDVLLNWPLSAKRISATFHDPSYPFRKLFEHPGIDLPAPVNTPIRAAAGGYIAFNRTGTQYGNYIMVIHPGGISTVYAHLKSFVAKPDTYVERGDIIGYSGGRPGDQGAGLSTGPHLHFEVRQNGIPVDPQQFLPDL, encoded by the coding sequence GTGAAGTTTCGTCATCTTGTCGCCGGATTGAATATCGTGGCACTGCTTGTGCCGGGACTTGCTATTGCGCAGGAGGATGGAACGATTAAAACGGAGATTGATGCGCTGAATTCCCAGGTTAAACAGAAGGAGAGACGTATTAAGGAAATTGACGGCGTGATCGGAAAATATCGATCCCGTATCGAGGAGCAGAATGCGGCACAGTCGTCTTTGCAAAATCAACTCGCGCTTTTGGAAAATCGTATTCTTGAGAAGGAGCTGGCTATTGAACGTACGCGTAGTCAGATCGATTTGGCCACGCTTGAATTGCAGCGTTTGAAAGTCCAGATTACATCCGAGGAACAGCGTTTGCAGCGACGACGCGATGCTCTCGCCGGAGTTATCGCGGAAATGCAGGATGCGCAGAGCGTTGGATTGCTTGAGTCGTTTGTGGCGCGGCAATCGCTCTCGGAATTTTTTACGCGCATGGATGAGCTTTCGCGCGTGGAAGGTGATCTGACAAACGCGACAGAGGCGGTGCGTGAATTGAAGGCCGGATTGGAAGCAAAACAAAAAGAGACCGAGCAGTATCGCGCTTCTTTGCAGAGCCAGCAGACGGAGCTGCAAAAAGAACAGGAGAATCTTGAGTCCGATCAAGGTGCCAAATCATCGCTGCTGGCAGAGACGCAGGATAAAGAGACGGAGTTCCAGCGTATTTTGTTTGAACTCCGCCAGCAGAAGCAGGAAGAAGCCAATGATGCGGCGCGTTTGGAAGATCAGCTGAAAGATAAACTTGATGATATTGATAAGGCGTTAGCGCGGGGCGATGTTTTGCTGAATTGGCCTTTATCGGCCAAGCGCATCTCAGCGACATTCCATGATCCGAGTTACCCGTTCCGGAAATTGTTTGAGCATCCGGGAATCGATTTGCCGGCGCCAGTGAATACGCCGATCAGGGCGGCGGCAGGCGGCTATATCGCGTTTAATAGAACGGGAACGCAGTATGGAAACTACATCATGGTTATTCATCCGGGCGGAATCTCGACGGTGTATGCGCACTTAAAGAGCTTTGTAGCAAAACCGGATACGTATGTTGAACGCGGAGATATTATCGGTTATTCGGGTGGAAGGCCGGGAGACCAGGGCGCGGGATTATCGACAGGTCCTCACTTGCATTTTGAGGTGCGTCAGAATGGTATTCCGGTAGACCCGCAGCAATTCTTGCCAGACCTATAG